GTCGTAGGTCAGGGCGGCACATCAcgttatttttggttttttggatTTTACTTTTTGCGATGAAGAAACACTTCAGATTTTGCTTTCGTCACAAGGCAAAGCCGCAAAGctgcagcaaagcaaagcagaggCAACTTCGTTGTTGTgtcgctttgttgttgttttcgttgtctttattgttgttgccgccgccCCGTTATTGTaggttgattttttttgttgtatttttttgcttgGTTTGCGGTCGTCTGTGTGGCCCTTATATGGAACTGTGCATACCCCTACACACTTTTTTCAAGCACCTTACATAcatgttgttattgcttgtTTCACAACAACTCATACACAATGCAAAATTTCTAAACtagcaaaagcaaattaatattatttgttaatttttcgtttttgtatGAGACTATCTCTTGATAAGGGGAAATTTAAACTGTCTGGCAAGGCCACCAGTTATCAGTGGTAAAAAATATCGCACTTTTCAGTATTTTCCAATACTAACATCTACGCAGAGTTGTAACCGATTATCACGATAACAACTATGTCAATATTTCCCCGCTTTATTGCATTTGATAAATTGCCCTCTGCTTGAAGTAACACAAAAGTCAATAAACGTTATCGTATGTGTAGTTTAATTacagattattattatattattacatatgtatatgcatatatgatAAAACGTCAATAAGAGCTATTAAACATAGATAGTGTCCTTTAAGCTGCTGTTGCGATTCAAGAACAATATCGCATCTACTTGATTTTGGCTGCCAGTCAGCATGAAACGCTTATTATAATCATAGATCTGCTCCCGTAGTACCttcttgaaattcaaattgaccACGCCGGGCACACCCTGATAGAGTGTGGCCAAGTCACGGAGTGTGCCATAGATATGGCCCATCTTGTTCCACCATTCAATGGGTGATTCGTCCAATTGCACAATGACTTCGTTGCGGTACCGCTTGAGATCAGTTTCCACGGTACTGTCTGCATCCCGTTTTGGTGGACTTGGTATTTCAGTGACGTCAAACAGTAGTTCGAGTTCTAAAATTAATGGAAGTTGATTAGTACCTTAATATAAAGTTCTCATGAAAGCttaactattttaaaatatgtttgatAGCTCAAACTGGTTCATCTACTAACTCAACGGAGAAGTACGTAGTATGGTAGAAATAAGTCCGTCAAGTATGgtagaaataaaaacatttaaaattcattgcttcagtcagtcagatcaataaatttatacatgGATTTAAAAAGCTTATAAAACTCACTTGACTTTTTGGCACTGTGGCCAATACTCCCTGTGGCAGCGCTAGTGCCAGACTTGACATTTGGTTCAGTTTTAATAGTCACGGTTGGCGTGCTGCTAACGGATGCAGTAGCCGCCACCTCAGCGGAATCGCCGCTTTGGCTGTCAGTGCCGCCCGAGGAGACGCCTCCGCCAAAtgttttattgtatttctGTGTCAACATGCGAACACAGCTGTCAAAGTTGTCGATGGTTGTGAGACGATGGAAACGCGGATCGAGCAGAGCAGCGCTGGTCAACGTATCATTCGCAATGATATGATTCTGGAGCACATTGGCAATGGTACGCTTAATGTTCATCATTAACGGATCGTCCTGCTCGGCAATGCCCAGTTTCTTGATCAGTATCTTAGAAGTAATCGGCGACAACATACTGCACAAAGGCATGTCTTCGCCACGCAGTGTATCCAAAGCAATCTATAGATAAGTTGTAGTTAGAAATAGGTGGATGAGTTTCCTATAAGGACTTACCACTAGAGCACTGAGTGCTTCGGTCACAGTCTTGGCTGTGATGACCAATTGATCCATGTCTTCGGACCATGAAATTGACTCGGCAAAGAATTTCAGTAACTCGTAAAGAGTCCAAGGGAAGTGCTCATTATATGCAGGCAGCTCCGACACTTTAGAGCTAATCTCAGCTGAGTGACGCTGAATGATGTCCTTGACCTGCTCCAAGGAGCTGGCTACGTCCTCCAACTCAAAGACGCGACGCAAGCACTTGTCAATCACCGAAACATAGCACAACACAACGGGTATGCCTGTTGGAAAGGTCAAGAGATTAGATTAGCTGTCAACGATTAGTGTTTTCTCTACTTACTCTTCTCCTTCAGATAGGTCTGCAACAAGTCCTCCTCGTCGTCGTAGTTAACAATGGCCAGCGTACAGTTGGGCAAGTAGAAATCAGCGAGCAGATCATCGAACGACACGTAATCCGTGTACTCAATGGTGGCATACAACACACTACGTACGCTTTGCGTCTCCTCGCTCAAGTAGTGATGATGGATGCTTAAAAAGCGACGCTGCTCCACATTCATCCACTGCTCAAAGGCCAGCGAATAGGGTTTATCGGCGGTAAACTCACGCGTGAAGTCGCCAATCTCCATAAATTTCGATGCATGTTGCTCTGTGATGAGCGAATCAATCTTTTGGGGCATAGGCAGAGATGCCAAGTTTCCCATGGCAAGGCGAATAAACTCACTGATACCCAGATCGTAAAGTGTCTCCACGTTGCGTAGATCTCGCACCACAATGTCAGCCAATGCCTCTGGCAAGTTGGTGATATAGTTGTTGCGAGGCTGAACTGTGACTCCGGTTCCCTCCTCATGTTTGATGTTGCGAGTGAAATGCATTGTGCCGGTGGCAGCTGTACTTTTGCGTTTGCGAGCGTACTTTAGTTCACGCGGCTCAATACTAATAGTgcgttcctcctcctccacaaGATTG
This DNA window, taken from Drosophila nasuta strain 15112-1781.00 chromosome 2L, ASM2355853v1, whole genome shotgun sequence, encodes the following:
- the LOC132784222 gene encoding uncharacterized protein LOC132784222; amino-acid sequence: MNDEVATSPMVVEAKYEDVSQLNFSKLYSPKMKSVYWRYFGFPSNDNDEVITKQNVVCIKCHKVLTNHGNTTNLRAHLQHRHKDLFKALCQENDIQVPPRKTPRNLTHPPLSKRNVSSRRVKLEFINNRNHHEQEEDEDMDEAAAAAAAMQAEDDAASQTMLYETMVPLTYDDADNLVEEEERTISIEPRELKYARKRKSTAATGTMHFTRNIKHEEGTGVTVQPRNNYITNLPEALADIVVRDLRNVETLYDLGISEFIRLAMGNLASLPMPQKIDSLITEQHASKFMEIGDFTREFTADKPYSLAFEQWMNVEQRRFLSIHHHYLSEETQSVRSVLYATIEYTDYVSFDDLLADFYLPNCTLAIVNYDDEEDLLQTYLKEKSIPVVLCYVSVIDKCLRRVFELEDVASSLEQVKDIIQRHSAEISSKVSELPAYNEHFPWTLYELLKFFAESISWSEDMDQLVITAKTVTEALSALVIALDTLRGEDMPLCSMLSPITSKILIKKLGIAEQDDPLMMNIKRTIANVLQNHIIANDTLTSAALLDPRFHRLTTIDNFDSCVRMLTQKYNKTFGGGVSSGGTDSQSGDSAEVAATASVSSTPTVTIKTEPNVKSGTSAATGSIGHSAKKSKLELLFDVTEIPSPPKRDADSTVETDLKRYRNEVIVQLDESPIEWWNKMGHIYGTLRDLATLYQGVPGVVNLNFKKVLREQIYDYNKRFMLTGSQNQVDAILFLNRNSSLKDTIYV